The genomic segment TCTGTCCCACAACACTCAGTCCTTGAACACCAAGAGGTACGCTTGGTCCCACAACACTCAGTCCTTCCACACCAAGAGGTACGCTCTGTCCCACAACACTCAGTCCTTCCACACCAAGAGGTACACTCTGTCCCACAACACTCAGTCCTTGAACACCAAGAGGTACGCTCTGTCCCACGACACTCAGTCCTTGAACACCAAGAGGTACGCTCTGTCCCACAACACTCAGTCCTTGAACACCAAGAGGTACGCTCTGTCCCACGACACTCAGTCCTTGAACACCAAGAGGTACGCTTGGTCCCACAACACTCAGTCCTTCCACACCAAGAGGTACGCTTGGTCCCACAACACTCAGTCCTTCCACACCAAGAGGTACGCTCTGTCCCACAGCACTCAGTCCTTCTACACCAAGAGGTACACTCTGTCCCACAACACTCAGTCCTTGAACACCAAGAGGTACGCTCTGTCCCACGACACTCAGTCCTTGAACACCAAGAGGTACGCTCGGTCCCACAACACTCAGTCCTTCCACACCAAGAGGTACGCTCGGTCCCACGACACTCAGTCCTTCCACACCAAGAGGTACGCTCGGTCCCACAACACTCAGTCCTTCCACACCAAGAGGTACGCTCTGTCCCACGACACTCAGTCCTTGAACACCAAGAGGTACGCTCGGTCCCACGACACTCAGTCCTTGAACACCAAGAGGTACGCTCGGTCCCACAACACTCAGTCCTTCCACACCAAGAGGTACGCTCTGTCCCACGACACTCAGTCCTTGAACACCAAGAGGTACGCTCTGTCCCACAACACTCCCCCATCCCTGAACCTGAGTATCGGCCGACTGGCATCGTGACTACTTGCAGCAGtagttcttattgaagggttctcttacgaaGAACGCATTTTCAGAACTAGATCGTTTACCTTTTATaatctataattataataagacatttgtattcttgtagttAAGCGAGAGCATTCATGTTTTTCCGACTTGGTAGCTCGATCGCACGTAGGTTGGAGATGACGCGTTTCCAATTCCGACTTCCCTCCTCCGAGCCCGCTGATACACGAGGACATTCTGACACTGGTATCGGAACAGCTAGAGGGTTAGGCTGCCCAGAGAGTTAGGCTGGTGATAGGCGGGGGCTAGGTGGGGGTTAAGCTGGGGCTAAGCTGGAGCCAAGCTGGGGCTAAACTGGGTCTGAGCTGGCTCTAAACTGGGTCTGAGCTGGGTCTAAACTGGGACTGAGCTGGGTCTAAACTGGGACTGAGCTGGGTCTAAACTGGGTCTGAGCTGGGTCTAAACTGGGTCTGAGCTGGGTCTAAACTGGGACTGAGCTGGGTCTTAGCTGGGACTGAGCTGGGTCTAAACTGGGTCTGAGCTGGCTCTAAACTGGGTCTGAGCTGGGTCTAAACTGGGACTGAGCTGGGTCTAAACTGGGACTGAGCTGGGTCTAAACTGGGTCTGAGCTGGGTCTGAGCTGGGTCTGAGCTGGGTCTAAGTTTGGGCTAGGCTATCTCCAGGTGCtgactctgccccccccccctccaggtacGACGCCCTCCTGGAGCACAACGTGCGGCAGCACCCCGGGGAGGAGCACTTCAGGAGGAGCATGCTGCGCCGCCACAACCACACCGTGTTCCAGCAGAGcgcgggggggctgggggcggggccggagggggcggggccggaggGGCACGGGGCGTGCCGCGGCAGCATTGCCCTCAGCAAGACGCCCATCATGCGGGCGCACCGACGCCGCCACACGCCCAAGAAGTTCCCGGCCGCCCGGCCGGCCGACGACGTCATCAAGGTGGAgagcgacgaggaggaggaggaggaggaagaggaggaggaggaggacagggagaacATGGAGCCCCCGCGCctctccccggcccccccgccgcccccgccgccgccccgcctGGTGACGGCCACGCCCCTGCAGCTGCAGCACGGGCTGGGCGGCGTGCTGCAGATCAAGGCGGGCGTGGGGGGCGGGGTGCTGCCCCCGGGGACCCTGGCCCAGGTGCTGTCCGCCCTGCAGAGCCAgcagggcggcggcgggggcggggggcacaGCCAGCTGCTCATCCCCCTCAGCAGCATCCCCACCTACAACGCCAGCATGGACAACAACGTGCTGCTGCTCAGCGCCTACAACAGGTGAGCTACCGCCGCTAGGCTACCGCCGCCAGGCTACCGCGGCTAGGCTACCGCGGCTAGGATACCGCGGCCAGGCTACCGCGGCCAGGCTACCGCCGCCAGGCTACCGCGGCTAGGCTACCGCGGCTAGGATACCGCGGCTAGGCTACCGCGGCTAGGCTACCGCGGCTAGGATACCGCGGCCAGGCTACCGCGGCCAGGCTACCGCGGCTAGGCTACACAGGCTAGGCTACACAGGTAGGCTAGGCTACCACGGCTAGTCTATGACCACTACACACCACACGcctggccgtgtgtgtgtgttgatggccgtgtgtgtgtgtgtgtgtgtgtgtttcaggttcCCCTaccccagtgtgtgtgagatcgTGGGCCTGTCCTCCCAGACCCGGTTCAGCGAGGAGCAGATCAAGGTCTGGTTCTCCGCCCAGCGCCTCAAGCACGGAGTGAGCTGGACCCCCGAGGAGGTGAGCCCCCCGCTGGTTAGACCGCTGGTTAGAGCACTGGTTAGACCAGGACCCCCGAGGAGGTGAGCCCCCCGCTGGTTAGACCGCTGGTTAGAGCACTGGTTAGACCAGGACCCCCGAGGAGGTGAGCCCCCCGCTGGTTAGACCGCTGGTTAGAGCACTGTTTAGACCAGGACCCCCGAGGAGGTGAGCCCCCCGCTGGTTAGACCGCTGGTTAGAGCACTGGTTAGACCAGGACCCCCGCTGGTTAGACCGCTGGTTAGAGCACTGGTTAGACCACTGGTTAGACCACTGGTCAGAGCACTGGTTAGACCACGACTGAGAGCACTGGTTAGACCACTGGTTAGACTACTAGTTAGAGCACTGGTTAAACCACTAGTTAAACCTGGACCCTGAGGAGGTGAGCCCCACCCCGCTGGTTAGGGCACTAGTTAGACCACTAGTTAGACCAGGACCCCTAAGGAGGTGAGCCCCGCCCGCTGGTTAGAGCATTAGTTAGACCACTAGTTAgtagggatgtgaataactcCAATTTTTCATGGTTGAATAATCGGTgggtggtatgaacgaataatcttttattcgatgtgtgccgacattcacaaaggcagccatggatcatcgGCAAGGAATCACAGTATCTTAAACGCAAAACAACaactacctgctaagtagttccagtcaaactGTCTGTTCAGCGCTCAAATAAAtacggttatatgctatagaccaggggttttcaaagtgtgagagagtgagcccccccttagagaaaaaaaatcagctgagcccccccccccaatttttttttctaaatacctgtgttttgaaagctattttaattattttacacatttcaaacatctccgatcataattttaaaacatttggaacatatttttgaaacatttgaaacaaatcttttaacatattttttaaacatatttctgaaacattacatctttttgcgtttttaaacaacaaaatgtaacaactttatctaagcatgttttagctgaaccttttttaaatacatttgaacatcttaatctgtgtaaactgccagtttacagattcattcagggtccccgactctgaatctTCTGAGTCGAAttagatctgccttttcagtccagcgattcgactattcggcggggtttgtttaccggcgttgctatggtgacctcaATTATTataaccaactgaaaacgacgccggtttgaaactaaaattgtgattctgaaaaaagtataaatgctatcaaaattccgtttggatagtattgaagatacaagtgtgtagatttgtttaatggtttgaacgatggtaaacagttgaaaaaagaatgagttacgatgtctagaagtaggtgtatcagaatgggctgacgtcttcaatgaaaacagctgaaaacgaagcggtatgaaactaaaactgtgattctgaagacattttaaatgatatcgaaattttgtttagatattattgaagatacaagtgtgtagatttgttaaatggtttgcacgaagataaacggttgaaaattgatttagttatgttacttctacagttgaagtacgactgatgatttgaatcatcgtctttcagggttttcttcgggtttatttttttctcacgtcgcgccccccctgaagaactctggcgccccacagtttgaaaaccactgctaTAGACCCTACACTATCTGGCATAAAGGctgaatcgcgacggtctatactttaaACATAAAGAGTacgtatttataatttgaaattcgtcccagcctttataccacggaTACTAAAGGGTCTATAGCATTTAAcagcgttttctgattacagtttaatgttaCAGTAAGCTGGCAACATCGCTagttaacaccgcaactgcaaattaaccacacagagataaccatggaaaccggtcaaacaaatgtcctTATGGCGATAATTCTGCCCGCGCATCCGCCGCGTTGATAAACCaataatccccctataaatgaatggtcttcatTTATATTCTACGGCACGTGGCCGTGGTACAGGCGGGAtgatgcccttcgaggtgtccagcATTGGTTCCGTCCGttaattcttgtttatttgaatgggaaaaaacGTTAACGGTCCAAATGTTTATATAATGTCTAATAATCGAATATTCGGACCCATCCCTACTAGTTAGGCCACTGGTTAGACCACTAGTTAGAGCCCTCGTTAGAGCCCTCGTTAGAGCACTAGTTAGAACACTGGTTAGACCACTTGTTAGAGCCCTCGTTAGAGCACTGGTTAGACCACTGGTTAGAGCCCTCGTTAGAGTGCTGGTTAGTGCACTAGTTAGAGCGCTAGTTAGTGCGCTAGTTAGTGCGCTAGTTAGAGCGCTAGTTAGTGCACTAGTTAGAGCGCTAGTTAGTGCACTAGTTGGAGCGCTAGTTGGAGCGCTAGTTAGTGCACTAGTTAGTGCACTAGTTAGAGCACTGGTTAGTGCACTGGTTAGTGCACTAGTTAGAGCACTAGTTAGAGCGCTGGTTAGAGGCGGTGCTGACCCCCTGCTCCTCGTCAGGTGGAGGAGGCGCGGAGGAAGAAGTTCAACGGCACggtgcagggggcggggcacCAGACCATCACGGTGATCCCGGCGGCCAATGGGCTGCAGTCGCTGTTCCAGACCTGCCAGCTGGTGGGGCCCCCCGGGCTGCTGCTCACCCAGGCCCCCATCACCCTCGCCGTGGCCCAGCAGCCCCCGGCCGCCGACGCCCCCGCAGAGCCCAAGAGGCAGGCCTCCCCGCCgggcggggccccgggccccggggccgaccCCCTGGGGGCCAAGCCCAAGAAGTCCAAGGAGCAGCTGGCAGAGCTGAAGGCCAGCTACGGCCGCCGGCAGTTCGCCACGGAGGCGGAGATCGCACGGCTGATGCGCGTCACGGGCCTCACCAAGCGCGCCATCAAGAAGTGGTTCAGCGACACGCGCTACAACCAGCGCAACGCCAAGGAGCACCAGGGGGCGGTGCCGggcgaggccccgccccccgacgGCCCCCCCGGGGAGCCCGCGCCCGGCGAGGGCGGGGCGGGCGGCGGTGGCAGCGCCCGGGCGGACGCGCCGACGGTGGCGGCGGCCGGCGGCGTCCCCGCGGTGACCATCGTCATCGACTCCAGCGACGACGCCAGCGACGGCTCGCCCGCCTCCGGCCCGGCGGCTAGCGACCCGCGCGTCAAGTTCCGCCACGCCTTCCCCGACTTCACGCCGCAGCGCTTCAAGGAGAAGACGGCGGAGCAGCGCCTGGCGCTGGAGGCCAGCTTCCTGACCTCGCGCACGCCGTCGGACGAGGAGCTGAGCCGCCTGCGGGCGCACACCAAGCTGACGCGGCGCGAGGTGGACGCCTGGTTCACGGAGCGCCGCAAGGCCCTGGAGCCCGACGCCGACCCCGAGGGGCCCCCGCCCggggccgcctcctcctccggccgGGCCACGCCCCCCGCCGCCCGGAAGGTGCTGAAGAAGACCCCGGAGCAGCTGCACATCCTGAAGACGGCGTTCGTGCGCTCGCAGTGGCCGACCACGGAGGACTACGACGCCATGGCGACGGAGAGCGGCCTGCCGCGGAGCTACATCGTCAACTGGTTCGGAGACACGCGCTACGCCTGGAAGAACAGCAACCTCAAGTGGTTCTACCTGTACCAGAGCGGAAAGGTAACGCACTACACCGCATTACAGCACGCTGGATACACCTGGAGCAGGCTAGATACACCTGGAGCAGGCTAGATACACCTGGAGCAGGCTAGATACACACTGCATATCATAGAGCTCTAACATGTGTACATCATAGAGCTCTAACACGTATATATCATAGAGCTCTAACATGTGTATATCATAGAGCTCTAACATGTGTATATCATAGAGCTCTGACATGTGTATATCATAGAGCTCTAACATGTGTATATCATAGAGCTCTAACATGTGTATATCATAGAGCTCTAACATGTGTATATCATAGAGCTCTGACATGTGTACATCATAGAGCTTTAACGTGTGTACATCATAGAGCTCTAACGTGTGTATATCATAGAGCTCTACCATATGTATATCATAGAGCTCTAACATGTGTATATCATAGAGCTCTAACATGTGTATATCATAGAGCTCTAACACGTGTATATCCTAGAGCTCTACCATGTCATAGAGCTCTAACGTGTGTATATCATAGAGCTCTAACGTGTGTATATCATAGAGCTCTAACGTGTGTACATCATAGAGCTCTAACATGTGTATATCATAGAGCTCTAACGTGTCTATATCATAGAGCTCTAACGTGTCTACATCATAGAGCTCTAACGTGTGTATATCATAGAGCTCTAACATGTGTATATCATAGAGCTCTAACGTGTGTACATCATAGAGCTCTAACGTGTGTATATCAGAGCTCTAACGTGTGTACATCATAGAGCTCTAACGTGTGTACATCATAGAGCTCTAACGTGTCTCTATCATAGAGCTCTAACGTgtgtactagggatgggcgtgaggaatcgattactcgagtactactcgtatgtatcaattttctgtcggcgccactaacacatgacgtgggcacaaagaaaattaaatgcatccatttccatggcgcgttccgtgccgtgtgcaggcacgccagaattcaaaaagttaagagatggcggttaaagcaaaccccagcgaagaattgaaatactttaaagaaataggagatcataaggtgaaatgtaaaatatgccaagcgaaattgagctaccagaaagtactatgcggcaacatatgctcctgaaacacaacggtgagttcgggaaagcagacccgcagcaacggtgaaagtgaaagtttgtcggctattttcaccgccgcaagacgcagctgtaatcccgggcgtgtagagaagatcacaacgctgagtatttccatagtccatttgctgccgttttatttgcagctttaagcatttatttgcaattgttaggctacttgttttgtttttttttaaaactgtcacaggccttggttcgacgtgatttaaattgtgagacgcatatttatttttgtaaggaaaatgtgttttgaacgtttgcaaaaataaataatgaatactctgataactctgactgttttgatggagaataagcattacatgtttggttggtaatattgccgttcatcatcaggcctattcctgctgcagatgcgttgcattctaaaaatagatttgatttaacgagtactcgattgatcctcgaggaattccttcgatcactcgagtttggaatttactactcgtgcccatccctagtgtgtaCATCATAGAGCTCTAACGTGTGTATATCATAGAGCTCTAAGTCATGTCCTTTAACGtgttgcaggtggaggaggctcTGAATGGGGGTCCAGTGAAGACCCAGAAGAAGTCTCGGAAGCGGTTCCGGGGTTGGTCCCGTAGAACCCGCCGCCCGTACCCCTGTAGACGCTCGCCCCAGCCCAGGCCCGCCCCCGTCAAGGTCTGGACCGCcaccatcaccatggcaaccatcaCTTCAGTTATACCCTCGCTATAGTAAAACAATCGCAATAGTAATAACACCATAACTATAGTAACATCTTTACTTTGGTTACACCAACAATATAGTTACATCACAATCACTATAGTAACACCATCACTATAGTATCAATTAGGGCTTTAATGATATGCGTATCAAAACCGTAATCgtgacactcaaagccacgaacctgtctcgcgctgtgagaaggcagaagcgtgatacgccctttctaactctccggtcaaattgtcaaaTTGAAATGTGCTAATAATCTGTCtcaataatagtctgctgacagcgctcCTCTTATCAACGCCGTAAgtctgcgacgagatgccctctctgtgatgaccgctctccgtggctacggaggatagcacttctccacagccgtcgaagtcctcatatgcgatatgaacgacatttatccagagtgggccaagcgagcaaaaatagcctgtgtgatcctgtctctagggTCTTGTGCTTTGAacggcagtttgtctgcttataggtcggcatgaagcggccaccgattattgacaggatgggtactttgtTCTACCGAAATCGTTtgtttcttcactagacacacacactaccgctcgctctcctcactcgtccactcactcgctgacgtcactcacacacacacacacgcgcacactgccattctcgcgcacacacatacgctactcgtaacactatgcctcgttattgcgaatcagtcgttcatgttttttccccatgtatttcaaagttaggctattaaacatgttgtagtctatacggcctgattatgtcattatttatgCGAGGGTACGAGGGTTAGTGCTACCAAACTATTAGaattactattatttatttgacattaaTGTTTTCAAATACGTAAGCCTAAACCAcaaaactagttgagggtttttgcctgccaatctttggttattcatttattcattttgctataggcctactttaatagtattttcTGTTCAATGttacaaattatttgttattaaatgttactttAGGTTGATTGTTATATGAGTGTTGTTTAATTAAAATGCTttgtaaatttaaaaaaatcgtgggatgtatcggaCCGTTGTGtatcaaaaatcgtgatacaaaccaaatcatgagttggtgtatcgttacagccctagtatcaATATAGTAATAACACCATCACTATGGTTACACCATCACTAGAGTTAGATCACCATCACTACAGTAACACCATCACTATAGTAACACTATTACTATGGTAACACCACAATTACTACGGTAACATCATCACTATTGTAACACTTTCACTAGTATCATCACTATCACCATGGTTAAATCACCACAATAGTAGGTCTATCTCTATAGTTACACTATCAGTATggtaacaccaccatcactatagTTACACTATCACTATAGTTACACTATCAGTATGGTAACACCAACATCACTATAGTTACACTATCACTATAGCTACACTATCAGTATGgttacaccaccatcactatcgTTACACTATCACTATAGTTACACTGTCAGTATggtaacaccaccatcactatagTTAcactggccctcatttatcaaacgagcgtacgacagaaaacgtgtgtaaaatggacgtacgctcatttcaacgttgagcttggcatttatcaatttgaacgtgagcgcaggctgcgatgaaatctcacgccaggtctgagctcgtgtacgcaagtttttttggcgcaacatacgggtaattcactgatgaatagtgcagcacaagtagcccatgttgcacatctgtattaattacaaaataaattggaattagcccagccattcaaacaattacaatcaagtcaggcctaattaaaaacagtattgctatgaaaataattagaatgtgacaggtgaaatgtttattcagctgtctatataaacaggagctttgccaaataggtggtcgagtctcagcgatggcagatctggctctgttagaggacctcaacgcacgtctaagacgagagagagtttttcgagaccgcgcaTGGACAGCGATGAATGGctcgttttcgtctcccaaggcatctcctgatggagctatgcaatgctttggagccacagttaaggcgaaAAACTAGGCAATCAAACGCAATATACCTGTGCCAGTGCAGGTGTGCTCTACCTTGGGGTTTTTGGCCACCGGGACCTttcagcgggagatcggggacaggtctggtatttcccagccaagtattagccgaaccatgccagcagttttggcagctataatgtccctctccgaacgttatattaaattcccatataataacgatcagcaaactggaatcaaacgggatttttatgctattgctaggtttccaaatgtgattggtgcggttgagtatacccatgtgcgtatgaagccaccatctattaatgattacgcgtacatcaaccgcaaaagctaccattcagttaaggttccgattatttgcgatgccagaatgtcaaccctgaacatggtagcccgatggcctgggggcacgcacgattcttttaatATCCAAAATAGCAACGTCGGGCAtggtctacatcagggcgcactacatggtcagagtcatctcggtgagttagatagatagatagatagatagatagatatatactttattaatcccgggggaaattcaagtatccagtagcagccgaaaacacacataaaaacagtgcagatggatgtgcaaaaatacagatataaataaatataaataaataaataaataaaatgtccattgttgttatctattgtcctccctgcctttacgagttacgctgcagtcgcactgcaccggcctcctcccgtttcttgcttggccggcttcacagccgcaacacgttttttggtgctgagcttcatgtcggaccattttttcttcaccttattcggaattaaataactttgacggaatgcaaacaatagcatatatgtgaaatgttttaagctggataacagaagttgtacatttcatttattatttaattaatttaattaacaaacctcttccgtagcccgacgaacattggaaacactattcactgcaacagttatttccttccatatagcattcttttgctggcctttaatgccagctataggctaccaaataaaaccagacggttcgcatccaccagtgacccgagcgtctccatttgggtctcggaaaaattcctctattttaccgttggacgtttctccatgtcgtaaaagttaggggcgagacttctgaagacgtgcttttatatgggcgtgttacgttaattacgatcgatctcagccgccgtatttatcaacaccaagatccttcgtacgctgggattggtgtgatacgaaagTTTCGTGAATCTCACatgggtcctatcgtaagatgaatcatgcgttcagatttgcgctcatttctacgttcgtttgataaatgagggccactaTCACTATAGTAACACTATCAGTATGGTTGCATCACCATCACTATAGTTACAATATCACTATAGTAACATCACTATACTAACATCACTATGATTACATCATCACTACATTAACATCagcatcaccatggcaacaaccccatcaccataataatgacgtgtgtgtgtgtgtgtgtgtgtgtgtgtgtgtgtgtgtgtgtgtgtgtgtgtgtgtgtgtgtgtgtgtgtgtgtgtgtgtgtgtgtgtgtgtgtgtgtgtgtgtgtgtgtgtgactccgtgtgtctctgtgtctgtgtgtgtgtgtgcgtgactccgtgtgtctctatgtctgtgtgtgtgtgtgcgtgactccatgtgtgtgtgtgtgtgtgcgtgtctccgtttgtgtgtgtgtgtgtgcgtgactccgtgtgtgtgtgtgtgcgtgactccgtgtgtgtgtgtccgtgtgtccgtgcgtgcgtgactccgtgtgtgtccgtgtgtgtgtgcgtgactccgtgtgtgtccgtgtgtgtgtgtgtgtgcgtgactccgtgtgtgcgtgactccgtgtgtgtgtgtccgtgtgtccgtgcgtgcgtgactccgtgtgtgtccgtgtgtgtgtgcgtgactccgtgtgtgtgcgtgactccgtgtgtgtgtgtgtgtgtgtgcgtgactccgtgtgtgtgtgtgtgtgtgtgcagcagggcGAGGCGGTGCTGCGGGACCACTACCTGCTGTACGGCGgcctggaggagcagcagctggaCGAGCTGGCCAGCCGCTCGGCGCTGGGCTACCAGGCGGTCCGCGACTGGTTCGCTGAGGCCGGGCGCCTCGCCGAGCAGGGTCTCGCGCCCTTCAGCCCCGCCCCCGAGACACAGGCCCAGGGCAAGGACCAGGACATGGAGCCG from the Gadus morhua chromosome 22, gadMor3.0, whole genome shotgun sequence genome contains:
- the LOC115535398 gene encoding zinc fingers and homeoboxes protein 1, yielding MASRRKTTTPCMRAPQEVVAEDSDQEMQEEEEEELGGEEEEEELEEELGGGEVMEPDLDPAEGGFECKYCPFRTSEVKQFTQHVDQQHPQVVLNASYVCLDCDFHTKRYDALLEHNVRQHPGEEHFRRSMLRRHNHTVFQQSAGGLGAGPEGAGPEGHGACRGSIALSKTPIMRAHRRRHTPKKFPAARPADDVIKVESDEEEEEEEEEEEEDRENMEPPRLSPAPPPPPPPPRLVTATPLQLQHGLGGVLQIKAGVGGGVLPPGTLAQVLSALQSQQGGGGGGGHSQLLIPLSSIPTYNASMDNNVLLLSAYNRFPYPSVCEIVGLSSQTRFSEEQIKVWFSAQRLKHGVSWTPEEVEEARRKKFNGTVQGAGHQTITVIPAANGLQSLFQTCQLVGPPGLLLTQAPITLAVAQQPPAADAPAEPKRQASPPGGAPGPGADPLGAKPKKSKEQLAELKASYGRRQFATEAEIARLMRVTGLTKRAIKKWFSDTRYNQRNAKEHQGAVPGEAPPPDGPPGEPAPGEGGAGGGGSARADAPTVAAAGGVPAVTIVIDSSDDASDGSPASGPAASDPRVKFRHAFPDFTPQRFKEKTAEQRLALEASFLTSRTPSDEELSRLRAHTKLTRREVDAWFTERRKALEPDADPEGPPPGAASSSGRATPPAARKVLKKTPEQLHILKTAFVRSQWPTTEDYDAMATESGLPRSYIVNWFGDTRYAWKNSNLKWFYLYQSGKVEEALNGGPVKTQKKSRKRFRGWSRRTRRPYPCRRSPQPRPAPVKQGEAVLRDHYLLYGGLEEQQLDELASRSALGYQAVRDWFAEAGRLAEQGLAPFSPAPETQAQGKDQDMEPGAQGEEEEDEEEEEEGEEEEEEQEEEQEGGRGEEEEGMEEEEEEEEGRGEKVEEKEAQRGEEQVEEEQDAAAPMGEEKGAAEPIEGEKGAAEPIEGEKGAAEPMEEEKGAAEPIEEEKGAAEPIEEEKGAAEPIEEEKGAAEPIEEEKGAAEPMEEEKGAAEPMEEEKGAAKPIEEEKGAGNSEEVSQSQPPEKQEET